In Syntrophobacterales bacterium, the DNA window GCCTGCATGTCATAGACCTGAGACTTCTTCATGGGCCTGTTTTTACGGATGTATCCGGTTCCGGGATACCATCCTACGAAGAGTTTATCCCGGCCATTGAAAACAGCCTTAATGCCAGTGCCGAAACAATTATCGAGGAGTTCCGGAAACAGTGCGCAGCGAGGGGAATCAGTCCCCAGACAAAAAAAATAACCGGGATAATCGACGACGTCATCATTGCGGAAGGTCAGGGCCGTTGCGACTGGATACTTCTCGCCCAGCGCGGGGAGCATTTTCATATTGACGACGGGGCGCTCCTCGGCTCCACCACTCAATCCGTAGTCCGCCGTTCCGGAAAACCGGTTTTTGTAACGCCTGGAAAATACCGTGAAATACACAGCATGGCCATAGCCTATGACGGCAGCGCCCCTGCCCGGAAGGCCCTGAATCTGGCGGCGGAATTGGCAAAATTGACCGAATGGCCTCTGACGGTAATCATCATCGCCAATGATCACAAATGGGGAGAGGAAACCGCCCACAAAGCAGCGGATTATCTGTCGCCTTTCGCAATTCAGAAAAAAATCACGCTCCTTAAGGGAAACGAGGAGCTGGAACTACTCAAATTCACTGGCGAAGGAACAGCGGATTTGCTGGTCATGGGCGCATACGGACACAACATGCTAAGGGAACTGGTGCTGGGGTCAATAACCTCTTTGATTATCCGGAAAAGCGAGATCCCCGTCCTTCTGACCCGCTGATAATATGGCAGGGGACGGACTAACCCTGCCTGCCAATGGGAAATATCAAGCAACTGCTGCTCAGGTAAATAGTGTGTCGGTGTTTGGGTGGGTTGGGGTCATTATCAACGGATTTCATTGTTTGGCTTTACGAAAGCC includes these proteins:
- a CDS encoding universal stress protein yields the protein MIIQDILIPLDGSGHARVAVSYGIYLAEKLKANLTGLHVIDLRLLHGPVFTDVSGSGIPSYEEFIPAIENSLNASAETIIEEFRKQCAARGISPQTKKITGIIDDVIIAEGQGRCDWILLAQRGEHFHIDDGALLGSTTQSVVRRSGKPVFVTPGKYREIHSMAIAYDGSAPARKALNLAAELAKLTEWPLTVIIIANDHKWGEETAHKAADYLSPFAIQKKITLLKGNEELELLKFTGEGTADLLVMGAYGHNMLRELVLGSITSLIIRKSEIPVLLTR